A genome region from Schlesneria paludicola DSM 18645 includes the following:
- a CDS encoding WD40 domain-containing protein produces the protein MLNCPRCHRQILSQDLAVGVCARCGTSLTQAAPSVLATLQLSQGSVSHNAIAEESDKTIVDYESSSESSQTFQMPDEQISEESRTIVIPDETKTIQMDDDGSIVDSAEVGDGGYSKTLLTDEDSSTHTSDVGRDMTASRTSAGASGTKSSVSGRGATQPKASVGSKSDTSDTTSGDTANQSLVIKTRLLVDSAELAVDIDHKIQPEYELISVLGVGGMGIVYDARQTSIDRNVALKMIKGEAAQNDKRNAKFLAEAVVTGDLDHPNIVPIYDVGTNSKGQLFYSMKKVQGTPWLKVIAKKSLSENLDILMRTADAVGFAHARGIVHRDLKPENIMLGEFGEVLVMDWGLAHPLGGYRKSRSISSSKSMGGTPAYMAPEMATGPIEKIGPASDIYLLGAILYEIVTGHPPHIEKTAMKCLVAAASNVIAPTEKTGELVDIALKAMATEVTDRYQTVKEMQLAIREYQSHLESVLLSTHADEDLKDAKEKDDYQKYSRALFGYQEAYELWSGNKRAAGGISVARLAYAESAKRKGDYDLGLSLLNQTDPEHVSLWHELVAAQAERVARQKRLTRLKRLAIGLVASVLVIATGSAIWIRAEQQKAVAEAIRATNAEKVALAEKSKAMVAAEQEKKAKVQAIAAEKVAVAHQLKAEEAQKLEEKAKNAAIAAEEVAVVERTKAEAAKLQEEYEAYISKIGLAASLIDKNAFDVARTTLSTCKPELRNWEWGRLMHLCSQSIRAFDAHSPLESLAVDHDGKRFATGGWDGTALIWDRETGRVLHSLKHGGEYVNSVAISPDGRFLATGGNDREGFIQIWEIASGKRLKVIKGHDDEVLSVSYSKDGSRLLTSSYDKTARMWDIETGHEIRKFSGHTWWVWSAAFSADERRVITAGHDGTSIVWDVATEKRSPAFTGHHGPVFCAVFSPDGKHAVSAGYDRRILVWKPEEIRPVDFKNLTDGATVANAPVRAFDGHADAVRSIAFSADGSLLLSGSFDNTVRVWVFDTNQPLKTFRGHGGRVKAVSFASGSQFVLSAAHDNTVREWSIPGYEEIRTLQGRVLEGHSDAVLAATYSRDQQQIVTASRDRTARTWNAKTGEAGLTLAEGHSFLASSAIFFPNGRRLLTAAVDNTARIWDVSTGGQLLRLDRSGRSAAAAISHDAKLIATGADDKSAQIWDASTGIRLKKLEAHNTEVTSVAFSIDDRLLATGDTKGHVKLWDVADGQVVASLDGHTRRISSLIFLADGSRLLTASSDNTVGQWNVASKREIPDLILKHPDSILTMHAVPGGNSVVTSCADGLIRIWNTDSAKVIRTLGPFGREVFSISVSVDGKRLLAANSDERTVRLWDLETGSEIRSPQPGGTLGPLVDLKRRGGLLWSTAFLPGTDDVLTVGGSDVRLWDAKSGREKMSFSPHGAVASAQFSPEGDLVVTGSWDNTAKIWDARTGHSIRKLENGHTSLINTAVFSPDGNFILTASDDGTAKLWDVESGTVVRALEGHGDRVRSGMFSPNGDYIVTTSSDKTARLWNAKSGELIREFKGHEWAVVCVDFSKDGRWIVTGSEDNTARVWNVETAEQLLTLSGHTASVTSVNFSPDSMRIITGGQDQAAKLWDAKTGKEILTLSRHTEEVTSVAFSPDGHQILTGSRDGTAVIWLSRNWNDTPSVAAGGSSQ, from the coding sequence ATGTTGAACTGTCCGCGATGCCATCGTCAGATTCTCAGCCAGGACTTGGCTGTGGGAGTTTGCGCCAGGTGTGGCACGAGCCTGACCCAGGCCGCTCCGTCTGTGCTCGCTACCCTACAACTGTCACAAGGCTCAGTCTCCCACAACGCGATCGCGGAAGAGAGCGACAAGACGATCGTCGATTATGAATCCTCATCCGAAAGTTCGCAGACGTTTCAGATGCCCGACGAACAGATCTCTGAAGAATCTCGTACAATCGTGATTCCTGACGAGACCAAAACGATCCAGATGGACGATGATGGATCAATCGTCGATTCCGCAGAGGTGGGCGACGGCGGATACTCGAAGACCTTGTTGACGGACGAAGATTCCAGCACTCACACCAGTGATGTTGGTCGCGATATGACGGCTTCAAGGACCTCCGCCGGAGCCTCTGGAACCAAGTCGAGCGTCTCGGGACGTGGGGCTACCCAGCCCAAAGCGTCTGTGGGATCGAAATCGGATACGAGTGATACAACGTCCGGTGATACCGCTAATCAGTCGCTGGTGATCAAGACTCGATTGCTGGTCGATTCGGCGGAACTTGCGGTCGATATCGATCACAAGATTCAGCCGGAATATGAGCTGATCTCCGTCTTGGGCGTCGGTGGGATGGGGATCGTTTACGACGCGCGGCAAACGTCGATCGACCGCAATGTAGCCCTGAAAATGATCAAGGGCGAGGCGGCGCAAAACGACAAACGCAATGCGAAATTCCTTGCCGAAGCCGTGGTCACGGGCGATCTCGATCATCCCAATATCGTTCCAATCTATGACGTCGGGACAAACTCGAAGGGGCAACTCTTCTACTCGATGAAGAAGGTTCAGGGGACGCCCTGGCTAAAAGTGATTGCGAAGAAGTCGCTCAGTGAGAATCTGGACATCCTAATGCGTACCGCCGATGCAGTGGGGTTCGCACACGCACGCGGGATCGTTCATCGAGATCTCAAACCAGAAAACATCATGCTGGGTGAGTTTGGTGAAGTTCTGGTGATGGACTGGGGGCTCGCACATCCGTTAGGGGGCTATCGAAAATCGCGAAGCATCTCCAGTTCCAAGTCCATGGGGGGCACGCCGGCGTACATGGCTCCCGAAATGGCAACTGGTCCGATCGAAAAGATTGGCCCTGCCAGCGACATCTATCTGCTGGGCGCGATCTTGTACGAGATTGTGACCGGGCACCCGCCGCATATTGAAAAAACGGCGATGAAGTGCCTGGTGGCCGCTGCGAGCAATGTCATCGCTCCCACGGAAAAGACGGGCGAGCTGGTGGACATTGCACTCAAGGCGATGGCAACCGAAGTCACGGATCGATATCAGACCGTGAAAGAGATGCAGTTGGCCATTCGTGAATATCAATCGCATCTGGAAAGTGTGTTGCTCTCGACGCATGCCGATGAAGATTTGAAAGACGCGAAAGAGAAAGATGATTACCAGAAGTACTCGCGAGCACTTTTCGGTTATCAAGAAGCGTACGAGTTGTGGTCGGGAAACAAACGTGCCGCTGGCGGGATTTCGGTTGCGCGACTGGCCTACGCGGAAAGTGCGAAACGTAAAGGCGATTATGATCTCGGTCTCTCGCTACTGAACCAGACTGATCCAGAACACGTGTCGCTTTGGCACGAATTAGTCGCCGCGCAGGCTGAACGTGTGGCACGCCAAAAGCGCCTCACGCGTCTCAAGCGGCTCGCGATTGGACTCGTCGCATCAGTGCTCGTGATTGCGACCGGATCCGCGATCTGGATTCGAGCCGAACAACAGAAGGCCGTTGCCGAAGCAATCCGGGCGACCAATGCCGAGAAGGTCGCGCTCGCCGAGAAGTCCAAGGCGATGGTGGCAGCAGAGCAAGAAAAGAAGGCCAAGGTCCAGGCCATTGCGGCCGAAAAAGTGGCCGTTGCCCATCAATTGAAGGCCGAAGAGGCGCAAAAGCTCGAAGAGAAAGCCAAGAACGCGGCGATCGCTGCCGAGGAAGTCGCAGTCGTTGAACGCACCAAAGCCGAAGCGGCAAAGCTGCAGGAAGAGTACGAAGCCTACATTTCCAAAATTGGTCTGGCTGCGTCGCTGATCGACAAGAATGCCTTCGACGTGGCACGGACGACCTTAAGCACCTGCAAGCCCGAATTGAGAAATTGGGAATGGGGGCGCTTGATGCATCTCTGCTCGCAGAGCATTCGTGCGTTCGATGCCCATTCGCCGCTCGAGTCGCTTGCCGTCGATCATGATGGGAAGCGATTCGCGACTGGGGGCTGGGACGGAACCGCCTTGATTTGGGATCGCGAAACTGGTCGAGTTCTTCATTCGCTGAAGCATGGCGGTGAATACGTCAACTCGGTCGCGATTTCGCCTGATGGACGATTCCTGGCGACAGGCGGGAACGATCGAGAGGGTTTTATTCAAATCTGGGAGATCGCTTCGGGAAAGCGACTGAAAGTCATTAAGGGGCATGATGACGAAGTGCTGAGCGTCAGTTATTCAAAAGATGGCTCGCGATTGCTCACCAGTTCCTATGATAAAACGGCACGGATGTGGGACATCGAGACGGGGCACGAGATCCGAAAATTCTCGGGGCATACGTGGTGGGTCTGGTCGGCCGCGTTCTCTGCGGACGAACGACGAGTGATCACCGCGGGCCATGATGGAACTTCGATCGTGTGGGATGTCGCAACCGAAAAACGCTCGCCCGCATTCACGGGCCATCATGGACCGGTTTTTTGTGCCGTCTTCTCTCCAGATGGCAAGCATGCCGTTTCGGCCGGCTATGACCGTCGAATTCTGGTGTGGAAACCGGAAGAAATCCGACCCGTCGACTTTAAGAATCTCACTGACGGAGCGACCGTCGCGAATGCTCCTGTTCGTGCCTTCGACGGGCACGCCGACGCGGTCCGCTCGATCGCCTTTTCGGCTGATGGAAGTTTGCTGCTGAGCGGAAGCTTCGATAACACTGTACGTGTCTGGGTTTTTGATACGAATCAGCCATTGAAAACATTTCGTGGACACGGCGGCCGTGTCAAAGCGGTGTCATTTGCCTCAGGCAGTCAGTTCGTTCTGTCGGCCGCGCATGACAACACGGTTCGCGAATGGAGCATCCCCGGTTACGAAGAGATCCGCACACTCCAGGGACGTGTCCTCGAAGGACACTCAGATGCCGTTCTGGCTGCGACTTATTCGCGAGACCAGCAGCAGATCGTCACTGCCAGTCGTGATCGAACGGCTCGCACCTGGAATGCAAAAACGGGTGAGGCGGGTTTGACGTTGGCCGAAGGTCATTCCTTTTTGGCGTCAAGCGCGATCTTCTTTCCCAACGGTCGAAGGTTGCTGACGGCGGCAGTCGACAATACGGCACGCATCTGGGATGTCAGCACCGGAGGACAGCTTCTGCGCCTGGATCGCAGTGGCCGCAGCGCCGCGGCAGCCATCTCGCACGATGCAAAATTGATCGCAACGGGGGCCGACGACAAGTCGGCTCAGATTTGGGATGCGTCAACCGGAATCCGACTGAAAAAGCTCGAGGCGCACAACACGGAAGTAACAAGCGTTGCGTTTTCGATTGATGATCGCTTGCTGGCGACCGGGGACACAAAAGGACACGTCAAGTTGTGGGATGTTGCAGACGGTCAAGTCGTGGCGAGCCTGGATGGCCACACTCGACGCATTTCGTCTCTGATCTTTCTCGCCGATGGTTCACGTCTATTGACGGCAAGTAGCGACAATACGGTCGGGCAATGGAATGTGGCCTCGAAGAGAGAAATTCCCGATTTGATTCTCAAACACCCCGATAGCATTCTTACCATGCATGCGGTCCCGGGAGGCAATTCGGTCGTCACCAGTTGTGCGGATGGCTTGATTCGAATCTGGAATACGGACAGCGCGAAGGTCATTCGCACACTAGGACCATTCGGGCGAGAAGTGTTTTCAATCAGTGTGTCGGTGGATGGTAAACGCTTACTCGCCGCGAATTCCGACGAACGTACGGTTCGACTTTGGGATCTGGAAACCGGAAGCGAAATTCGTTCGCCACAACCAGGCGGAACGCTGGGACCACTTGTCGACCTGAAACGTCGAGGTGGTTTGCTATGGTCAACGGCATTTCTGCCAGGAACGGACGACGTCCTCACGGTCGGTGGCAGCGATGTCCGGCTATGGGACGCCAAGTCAGGCCGGGAAAAGATGAGCTTCAGTCCACACGGTGCTGTCGCATCTGCGCAGTTCTCACCCGAGGGAGATCTGGTCGTCACCGGTAGTTGGGATAATACCGCCAAGATCTGGGATGCGCGGACGGGGCACTCGATTCGCAAGCTCGAAAATGGCCATACAAGCCTGATTAATACGGCCGTCTTTTCACCCGACGGAAACTTCATTCTCACTGCCAGTGACGATGGTACGGCCAAACTTTGGGACGTTGAATCGGGAACCGTTGTCCGTGCCCTGGAAGGACACGGCGATCGTGTCCGATCGGGCATGTTCTCTCCGAACGGTGATTACATTGTCACAACATCCAGTGACAAAACGGCTCGATTGTGGAATGCAAAGTCGGGTGAGTTAATTCGCGAGTTCAAAGGGCACGAGTGGGCCGTCGTGTGCGTGGACTTTTCCAAAGACGGCCGCTGGATCGTCACGGGAAGTGAAGACAATACAGCACGTGTCTGGAATGTTGAGACCGCTGAGCAACTACTGACGCTCTCAGGTCACACAGCTTCGGTGACTTCGGTCAATTTCTCACCCGATTCCATGCGAATCATCACCGGTGGTCAGGATCAAGCCGCAAAACTGTGGGACGCCAAAACTGGCAAAGAAATCCTGACCCTTAGCCGTCACACTGAAGAAGTGACCAGCGTGGCATTCTCGCCCGATGGCCACCAGATCCTCACCGGCAGCCGAGATGGGACGGCCGTCATCTGGCTCTCACGCAACTGGAACGATACTCCATCCGTCGCCGCTGGCGGTAGCAGTCAGTAA
- a CDS encoding beta strand repeat-containing protein: NSAWTGLTLGTVIADGDLGTPLNQPAIYGVNAFGSVTEALAASTSSGQIIVNAGTYHEAISLTGTHTLTITSGAAVTLDSLSAITGTFVQIQGTSLTVGDATSTTVASVISGSGSLVKVGSGTLTLSGANTYAGPTTITFGTLQLNGSVKSDVNIEVSGILSGSGTITGNVSNLGTFAPGVMTITGDLVSSGTIQFTVNSGWTIPGTDFSQITVRGNLDLSNSTLSVVNTKDLSAPLINQLLTLINHAGTTNKTTINGSTLPTDGATLTVGTHSFKIFFNGGDGNDVVLIEASTPSIVYVSNTAWTSLTPGVVILDGDLGALLNQPAIYGVNAFASMAEALASSTTNSQIIVNAGTYHEAVNVLGTNTITITSGAAVTFDSLSAVAGTFVQILGTSLTIGDATDMTVSGVISGTGNLIKAGTGSLRLAGANTYSGTTFVSTGTVVLANSSALGATTTGTTVASGAVLDLNGQTIGVESLSISGSGIGGIGALINSDATNAASLAGNVTLLNDATIGGSGAVTLGGTVNGAASNAQSLDLVGTGAKRFTNVIGGTNALASLTQAVGAGTLELDQNVTVGSATLSSSVILNGMTLTSTGNVTIGNAATDTLGITGGPTSIQTSAGSIVLNATTSAHQNLTLSAVGSTSDIAINGAITADSGLILALNADRTVAISADMSTTGNGSIIVSGNGGTGARNIVVNGPAMISVADGDLTFDADRGVSSSGDYGGISIGAATLRATGAGNISLMGRAGDDATTSSHTGVSVGAGGLVTSAAGNVTIFGIGGTGQTTNYGVFVAGTASATAGGTVSVTGIGGSGADGFGIVVASGGAVSVNNQQLSFVSDSMSLDGSINAGTSTVSLLQRTNGTLIDLGGADVISGGTATLGLSNAELNHISAGTIVLGNGSSGAITVSSDVDLNGPSPVSTLVLTSSGTVMATAGGIRVNSLAITAGDAVDFSSGTSNIGNVAIRAANGNIRFATTGGVNVTSIAGINGLDTSSSSGNITLTAGGMINLLQAVNAGGGTVRLATTTGGINQSSTAAITSSSLGAINAGTGDVILTAANTASVFAASNTAPGGAIKFESTNGITVGAVASDGAYFGGVIGIATSNGDITVRSGGSITIDDDISAGSGTVRISNAIGGVTQNGGDTITAGALGISNAGTGSITLSEANQFGVIAIANPLGGSVSIHSTGPLTVGTVSADGSLFSEVSGIAVGDLTHTGGNIVVTSGGSLMVTGPIQTFGGNINLQASGAAADVVIQGSVTANGGNGSVTVLAGHDILIFDAGLPPEIKVGGTGLITLNAQHLVSFGPNVVVQTGTGAIAGAPPLITNVQTPPLTAVGEGSVSFDYGRPGEHNFTVTVDWGDGTVETFQFDDPGHVSLQHLYTSNPDKTNPSAPIEIKVQVVQDPSVKVLASGASLDTAVASSFATIPGTGLAAYVVDLTPPVAYLTIPDAPKFVDRLQTSGTPLNDVSSLRLDAIRTEERVASERQVVVEVLSPDGQIQQRIILDESVLDDSLEIIRKLPDGNYRFQLQEPGEERQRLLLEFEVRQGKIVNSNDESYRPPSSTKSKLPAGQGEAEKPGAKPEPEPDENGAAQLEQMPESPSLLDASHSAEIISPLMNQDEGDQPATAWNGWSSVVAQRAWKRAERVVESMTRGDDGGLDDGVPYDEHQPEEQQSSLGHETNTFSGAAVAGATATMLGMRRNGNDREAASPSTYFSRAARLIRKYMNYSN, translated from the coding sequence AACAGCGCGTGGACGGGGTTGACGCTGGGGACCGTGATTGCGGACGGCGATTTGGGGACACCTCTGAATCAGCCTGCGATTTACGGCGTGAATGCGTTTGGCTCGGTCACGGAGGCGTTAGCCGCGTCGACGTCCAGCGGGCAGATCATTGTGAATGCGGGCACGTATCACGAAGCGATCAGTCTGACGGGTACGCATACGCTGACGATCACATCTGGGGCCGCGGTGACTCTCGATTCGCTGTCGGCGATCACGGGGACATTCGTCCAAATCCAGGGCACGTCTCTGACGGTTGGCGATGCCACCAGCACGACGGTGGCCAGCGTCATCAGCGGAAGCGGAAGTCTCGTCAAAGTCGGATCGGGAACGCTGACCCTCTCTGGGGCAAATACGTATGCGGGGCCGACCACGATCACATTCGGAACGCTGCAGTTAAATGGATCCGTTAAGAGCGACGTCAATATCGAGGTCAGTGGAATCCTCAGCGGATCAGGAACAATCACGGGCAATGTCTCAAATCTCGGCACGTTCGCGCCGGGCGTGATGACGATCACAGGGGATCTGGTGTCCAGCGGCACGATTCAGTTCACGGTCAACAGCGGCTGGACAATTCCGGGTACGGACTTTAGCCAGATCACGGTCCGCGGGAATCTGGATCTAAGTAACTCGACATTGAGCGTCGTGAATACGAAAGACTTGTCGGCACCGCTGATCAATCAACTGTTGACCCTCATTAATCACGCCGGCACGACGAACAAGACGACAATCAATGGCAGCACGCTACCGACGGATGGTGCGACGCTGACTGTGGGAACTCATTCGTTCAAGATCTTCTTTAACGGAGGTGATGGGAACGATGTCGTGCTCATTGAGGCTAGCACACCCAGTATTGTCTACGTTTCGAACACCGCCTGGACAAGTCTGACGCCGGGAGTTGTGATTCTCGATGGCGACTTGGGAGCACTGCTCAATCAACCTGCCATTTATGGTGTGAATGCATTCGCCTCAATGGCCGAAGCGCTCGCGTCGTCGACCACAAACAGCCAGATCATCGTGAACGCCGGAACTTATCACGAGGCGGTGAACGTTCTGGGAACAAATACGATCACCATTACCAGCGGCGCTGCAGTTACGTTTGATTCGCTGTCTGCTGTCGCGGGAACGTTCGTGCAAATTCTGGGGACCTCGCTGACCATTGGCGACGCAACAGATATGACAGTTTCTGGCGTGATCAGTGGAACCGGAAATCTGATCAAGGCCGGAACGGGATCGTTGCGATTGGCTGGAGCCAACACTTACAGCGGGACGACGTTTGTCAGTACGGGAACCGTTGTCCTGGCAAATTCAAGCGCGCTGGGGGCGACGACAACAGGGACAACTGTTGCCAGTGGTGCGGTGTTGGATCTGAACGGACAGACAATCGGCGTCGAGTCGCTATCGATCAGTGGCTCGGGAATCGGTGGAATTGGGGCACTCATCAATTCCGATGCGACGAATGCGGCGAGCCTGGCTGGCAACGTGACGCTGTTGAATGACGCCACTATCGGTGGTTCGGGGGCGGTGACATTGGGTGGGACGGTGAATGGAGCTGCATCGAACGCCCAATCGCTTGATCTGGTCGGCACCGGTGCAAAGCGGTTTACGAATGTGATCGGAGGAACAAACGCGCTGGCGAGCCTGACTCAGGCCGTTGGCGCGGGAACGCTGGAACTGGATCAGAACGTGACCGTTGGCAGCGCGACGCTGAGTTCCAGCGTGATCCTGAATGGCATGACATTGACGAGTACCGGCAACGTTACGATTGGCAATGCGGCAACGGATACTCTTGGGATCACGGGGGGGCCAACAAGCATTCAGACGTCGGCGGGGTCAATCGTTCTCAACGCGACCACAAGTGCACACCAGAATCTCACGTTGTCAGCGGTGGGATCGACCAGCGATATTGCCATCAATGGTGCGATCACGGCAGACAGTGGTTTGATCCTGGCACTCAACGCAGACCGAACAGTCGCGATCAGTGCCGACATGTCGACGACTGGAAATGGTTCGATCATCGTCAGCGGAAACGGCGGTACCGGAGCCAGGAATATCGTCGTCAACGGTCCCGCGATGATCAGCGTCGCTGACGGTGACCTGACGTTTGATGCCGATCGGGGTGTCAGCAGCTCTGGTGACTACGGTGGGATCTCGATTGGCGCCGCAACACTGCGCGCGACAGGGGCCGGAAACATCAGTTTGATGGGACGCGCGGGAGATGACGCGACAACCAGTTCGCACACTGGTGTCAGTGTTGGTGCCGGCGGACTGGTGACCTCTGCTGCAGGTAATGTCACGATTTTCGGAATCGGTGGCACGGGGCAAACGACGAACTATGGAGTTTTCGTCGCGGGAACTGCCAGCGCGACAGCAGGTGGCACCGTCTCGGTGACCGGAATTGGTGGCAGTGGCGCAGACGGATTTGGAATTGTCGTAGCATCGGGTGGGGCGGTCAGCGTCAACAATCAGCAGTTGAGTTTCGTGTCCGACAGCATGTCATTGGATGGATCGATCAACGCCGGAACGTCCACCGTTTCTCTGCTCCAGCGAACGAATGGCACACTGATCGATCTCGGTGGGGCAGATGTCATTAGCGGTGGAACTGCGACCCTTGGGCTCTCAAATGCCGAGCTGAATCATATCTCCGCCGGTACAATTGTTCTGGGGAATGGGAGCAGCGGTGCGATCACCGTTTCCAGCGATGTCGATCTGAACGGTCCGTCTCCCGTAAGCACGCTCGTTTTGACCAGCAGCGGTACGGTGATGGCGACAGCAGGGGGCATTCGCGTGAACAGTCTCGCGATCACTGCAGGAGACGCCGTAGACTTTTCCAGCGGGACTTCGAACATTGGCAACGTCGCGATTCGGGCCGCGAATGGAAACATCCGATTTGCGACGACGGGTGGCGTGAATGTTACGTCTATTGCGGGCATCAATGGCCTGGATACCTCAAGCAGTTCTGGGAATATTACGCTGACTGCAGGAGGAATGATCAATCTGCTGCAGGCGGTCAATGCGGGAGGTGGAACTGTTCGCCTGGCGACAACCACCGGGGGAATCAATCAGTCCAGTACCGCTGCAATTACGTCCTCGTCTTTAGGGGCGATCAATGCGGGAACGGGCGATGTCATCTTGACCGCCGCGAACACGGCGAGTGTCTTCGCGGCAAGCAATACCGCACCTGGAGGTGCAATTAAATTCGAAAGCACCAACGGAATCACGGTCGGCGCCGTGGCGAGCGACGGTGCATATTTCGGCGGGGTGATCGGAATTGCGACGAGTAACGGCGACATCACCGTTCGTTCGGGCGGATCGATCACGATCGATGATGACATCTCGGCGGGGTCGGGAACGGTCCGAATTTCGAATGCGATCGGCGGTGTGACTCAAAATGGCGGTGATACGATTACGGCCGGGGCTCTGGGGATCAGCAACGCCGGGACAGGCAGCATCACCCTGAGCGAAGCCAATCAGTTCGGCGTTATCGCAATCGCGAATCCACTCGGGGGCAGTGTCTCGATCCATAGTACAGGTCCGCTTACGGTCGGAACGGTGTCAGCCGACGGTTCTTTATTCTCTGAAGTGAGTGGCATCGCGGTGGGCGATCTCACTCATACTGGCGGGAATATCGTCGTGACCTCCGGCGGAAGTCTGATGGTTACGGGGCCGATCCAGACGTTCGGTGGCAATATCAATCTGCAGGCATCAGGTGCTGCCGCCGACGTTGTGATCCAGGGCTCGGTGACGGCGAACGGTGGAAATGGCAGCGTAACGGTTCTGGCCGGTCACGACATTCTGATCTTCGACGCCGGTTTGCCTCCAGAGATCAAAGTGGGCGGCACAGGCTTAATCACGCTGAACGCGCAGCATCTGGTGAGCTTTGGGCCCAACGTCGTCGTGCAGACGGGGACTGGAGCGATTGCAGGAGCGCCACCTTTAATTACGAATGTGCAAACACCGCCGTTGACCGCTGTGGGTGAAGGCAGCGTGTCGTTCGATTATGGTCGTCCTGGCGAACACAATTTCACAGTCACGGTCGACTGGGGCGACGGAACTGTCGAGACATTTCAATTCGATGATCCCGGGCACGTCTCATTGCAGCATTTGTACACTTCCAATCCGGACAAGACGAATCCGTCGGCACCCATCGAAATCAAAGTTCAGGTCGTGCAAGATCCTAGCGTCAAAGTGTTGGCGAGCGGTGCGAGTTTGGATACAGCGGTCGCGTCCTCGTTCGCGACGATTCCTGGAACAGGTTTGGCCGCCTATGTCGTCGATCTGACCCCTCCAGTGGCCTATCTAACGATTCCGGACGCACCAAAGTTTGTCGATCGGCTGCAGACATCGGGGACCCCACTCAACGACGTCTCGTCGTTGAGGCTCGATGCGATTCGAACGGAAGAGCGTGTCGCGTCTGAGCGTCAAGTTGTCGTCGAAGTCCTGTCACCGGATGGACAGATTCAGCAGCGAATCATTCTGGACGAATCCGTCCTTGATGATTCATTAGAGATCATTAGAAAATTGCCCGATGGCAACTACCGGTTCCAATTGCAGGAACCCGGGGAAGAGCGGCAACGACTCTTGCTTGAATTTGAAGTTCGGCAAGGCAAGATCGTTAACAGCAATGATGAGAGCTATCGGCCGCCGTCATCCACGAAATCAAAATTGCCGGCGGGACAAGGCGAGGCCGAGAAACCCGGGGCGAAGCCAGAGCCGGAACCTGACGAAAACGGTGCGGCGCAGCTCGAGCAGATGCCTGAATCGCCAAGCCTACTTGATGCCTCTCATTCAGCAGAAATCATATCACCGCTGATGAACCAAGACGAAGGTGATCAGCCTGCCACAGCCTGGAATGGTTGGTCGTCTGTTGTCGCACAACGAGCCTGGAAACGGGCCGAACGAGTCGTTGAAAGCATGACTCGCGGTGACGATGGCGGGTTGGATGATGGGGTGCCGTACGATGAACATCAGCCAGAAGAACAGCAATCGTCTTTGGGGCATGAGACGAATACCTTCTCAGGGGCGGCGGTCGCTGGTGCTACGGCGACAATGCTTGGGATGCGTCGCAACGGGAACGATCGGGAAGCTGCGTCGCCCTCGACCTATTTCAGCCGTGCAGCACGACTGATCCGGAAGTACATGAATTACTCGAATTGA